A genomic stretch from Chloroflexota bacterium includes:
- a CDS encoding HD domain-containing phosphohydrolase — MIDIAVKLSVHPKGDQNVTPDAPNPGEQIRAAEVIAALSLATDLGIGVPLEHGLQSTLIAMRLGERLGVDAKTASQTYYTCLLFYVGCTANADIAAEIFGHHNSLTTYGAPVRFGAPAERVAGLMRAVAPPTGTPLLRVRQLAYGLPKLARLFPGQVAALCEVAQMLTDRLGLPAEIGAMFLYIDERWDGKGDPNHARGDGIPLAVRIAQVARDAAFQRMLGGPEYAASVIRRRAGRAFDPVVAATLADGAAGLLAADDDGSAWVETLGCEPTPQVTLSGDAIDRALTAVGDFADLASPFLVGHSGGVARLCTNAGHLFGLDASGVVALRRGALVHDVGRVAVPVKVWQKPGPLTPDEWEAVRLHAYHTERVLTRSPFLAALAPVASFHHERLDGSGYHRGAAAAGINRPARLLAAADVHHAMTELRPYRQALSLEEAAVALSQEVRAGRLDAEAVAAVIEASGQPVPQLERPAGLTGREAQVIGLLARGYQTKQVAAALGISVKTADRHVQNAYAKIGFSSRAAAALFAMEHGLVTWGELPILRTSAPQ, encoded by the coding sequence GTGATAGACATAGCCGTCAAGCTGAGCGTTCACCCTAAAGGCGATCAGAACGTGACACCGGACGCACCGAATCCCGGCGAACAGATCCGTGCTGCCGAGGTGATCGCAGCGCTGTCCCTGGCGACGGACCTCGGAATCGGCGTCCCGCTCGAGCATGGGCTGCAGAGCACACTCATCGCGATGCGACTGGGCGAGCGGCTTGGCGTGGATGCGAAGACTGCGTCGCAGACGTATTACACCTGCCTGCTGTTCTACGTCGGCTGCACGGCGAATGCCGACATCGCCGCCGAGATCTTCGGCCATCACAACTCGCTCACGACCTACGGCGCTCCGGTCCGATTCGGCGCGCCCGCTGAGCGCGTCGCCGGCCTGATGCGCGCGGTGGCTCCGCCGACCGGAACCCCACTCCTGCGAGTGCGGCAGCTCGCCTACGGGCTTCCGAAGCTGGCTCGCCTTTTCCCGGGTCAGGTAGCCGCGCTATGCGAAGTGGCCCAGATGCTCACCGACCGGCTGGGCCTTCCCGCGGAGATCGGAGCGATGTTCCTGTATATCGACGAGCGATGGGATGGGAAGGGAGACCCGAATCATGCCAGGGGCGACGGGATTCCGCTCGCGGTGCGGATCGCCCAGGTCGCTCGGGATGCCGCCTTCCAACGCATGCTGGGCGGCCCGGAGTACGCGGCCAGCGTCATCCGCCGACGAGCCGGCAGGGCCTTCGATCCAGTAGTTGCCGCGACACTTGCAGATGGGGCCGCCGGCCTGCTCGCGGCCGATGACGACGGGTCCGCCTGGGTCGAGACGCTGGGGTGCGAGCCGACCCCGCAGGTCACCCTCAGCGGCGACGCCATCGATCGGGCGCTCACCGCCGTGGGCGACTTCGCCGACCTCGCCTCGCCGTTCCTGGTCGGTCATTCGGGAGGCGTGGCGAGGCTGTGCACGAATGCCGGCCACCTGTTCGGTCTGGACGCAAGCGGGGTTGTCGCACTTCGGCGCGGCGCCCTGGTCCACGACGTGGGGCGGGTCGCCGTCCCGGTCAAGGTCTGGCAGAAGCCCGGGCCGCTGACGCCGGACGAATGGGAGGCGGTCAGGTTGCATGCCTATCACACCGAACGCGTGCTCACCCGTTCCCCGTTTCTTGCCGCCCTGGCTCCGGTGGCCAGCTTCCATCACGAGCGGCTCGATGGCTCCGGCTATCACAGGGGGGCGGCGGCGGCGGGCATCAACCGGCCCGCGCGCCTGCTCGCCGCCGCCGATGTCCATCACGCCATGACGGAGCTGCGGCCGTACCGCCAAGCGCTGTCGCTGGAGGAGGCGGCCGTGGCCCTCAGCCAGGAAGTGCGCGCAGGCCGGCTGGACGCAGAGGCGGTGGCTGCGGTGATCGAGGCGTCTGGCCAACCCGTCCCGCAGCTAGAGCGGCCGGCCGGGCTAACCGGGCGCGAGGCCCAGGTCATCGGGCTGCTGGCGCGCGGCTACCAGACGAAGCAGGTGGCCGCGGCGCTCGGGATCTCGGTCAAGACGGCCGATCGCCACGTGCAGAACGCGTACGCCAAGATCGGGTTCTCGAGTCGGGCCGCCGCAGCGCTGTTTGCGATGGAGCATGGCCTCGTCACGTGGGGAGAACTCCCGATTCTCAGGACCTCCGCTCCCCAATAG
- a CDS encoding HD domain-containing phosphohydrolase gives MRAEATAHNAYPRHAVRVADLLLEMAPTLDELAGHEPGHAVRTCHLSMRLAEAMGIADRDRLGLFYAALMHDAGSVSDVDPGSARPAMMRRLMPVARGTDEERIAAEHRRVRRGAQFATRAGFGPEVAVTVMALHEHWDGRGLPMGLTGEAIPLFARIVTLTDGLEIAVAQEGAQAAATTIHARSGTWYDPQIASVLLTLCANGLLRELEAEDLDSVVRDLEPNWLARLADVEDAERIRNALMLSGAA, from the coding sequence ATGAGAGCCGAAGCAACGGCACACAACGCGTATCCGCGGCACGCCGTACGCGTGGCCGACCTCCTGCTGGAGATGGCACCCACGCTGGACGAACTGGCCGGACACGAGCCGGGCCACGCCGTGCGCACCTGCCACCTGTCGATGCGCCTGGCCGAGGCGATGGGCATCGCCGATCGAGATCGGCTTGGGCTCTTCTACGCCGCCCTGATGCACGATGCCGGCAGCGTCTCCGACGTTGACCCTGGCTCGGCGCGCCCGGCCATGATGCGTCGCCTGATGCCGGTCGCCCGCGGCACGGACGAGGAACGCATCGCGGCCGAGCACCGGCGGGTTCGCCGCGGAGCGCAGTTCGCAACGAGAGCGGGATTCGGTCCGGAGGTCGCCGTCACGGTGATGGCGCTCCACGAGCACTGGGACGGCCGCGGCCTGCCGATGGGGCTGACCGGCGAGGCGATCCCACTCTTCGCTCGCATCGTGACCCTCACCGACGGTCTCGAGATTGCGGTCGCGCAGGAGGGTGCGCAGGCGGCCGCCACGACCATCCATGCCCGCTCCGGCACCTGGTACGACCCACAGATCGCATCGGTCCTGTTGACCCTGTGTGCCAATGGGCTCCTTCGCGAGCTCGAGGCAGAAGACCTCGATTCGGTCGTCCGGGACCTGGAGCCCAACTGGTTGGCACGCCTCGCCGATGTGGAGGATGCCGAGCGCATCCGCAATGCGCTGATGTTGTCCGGGGCTGCCTGA
- a CDS encoding HAD family hydrolase, which yields MSEPLRPAPPPAAVIFDLDGTLVDTVESRIKAWLAVFREEGIPAERSHVAALIGTDGKRLPREVATVAGITLEAGRQERIDARCGAIFARLNRQPQPLPGVHDLLRRLEVAGVPWAIATSSRREQVAASVDALDLDRPPLVVDGTHVERAKPAPDLLLRAADELHAEAARCWYVGDATWDMLAASAAGMIAVGVTSGAVDAATLLNAGARHVVASLSELRV from the coding sequence ATGTCCGAGCCCCTCCGCCCCGCGCCACCGCCTGCCGCGGTCATCTTCGACCTGGACGGGACACTGGTCGACACGGTCGAGTCGCGGATCAAGGCGTGGCTTGCCGTCTTCCGGGAGGAGGGGATCCCCGCTGAGCGCAGCCATGTTGCCGCCCTGATCGGGACGGATGGAAAGCGCCTGCCCCGCGAAGTGGCCACCGTCGCTGGAATCACGCTGGAGGCCGGACGACAGGAGCGCATCGACGCCCGTTGCGGCGCCATCTTCGCCCGGTTGAATCGCCAGCCGCAGCCGCTGCCCGGCGTCCATGACCTGCTCCGGCGCCTCGAGGTCGCCGGCGTGCCATGGGCGATCGCCACCTCCAGCCGGCGCGAGCAGGTGGCTGCCTCGGTCGACGCCCTGGACCTGGACCGTCCGCCCCTCGTCGTCGATGGCACGCACGTCGAGCGTGCCAAGCCCGCCCCGGACCTGCTGCTGCGTGCCGCCGACGAGCTGCACGCCGAGGCGGCGCGCTGTTGGTACGTCGGCGATGCGACCTGGGACATGCTGGCAGCCTCGGCCGCCGGCATGATCGCGGTCGGAGTCACCAGCGGGGCGGTCGATGCCGCAACGCTGCTCAACGCCGGCGCCCGCCACGTGGTCGCCTCCCTTTCCGAACTCCGGGTCTGA